A region from the Lolium perenne isolate Kyuss_39 chromosome 4, Kyuss_2.0, whole genome shotgun sequence genome encodes:
- the LOC127292486 gene encoding uncharacterized protein has translation MGAKVEAEGYKLGYYAVGNLQAGANGWRSSYEEERTSNGEFCNGFMTADAVGYSDYDKEMFKRTMLAHEAAFRQQVYELHRVYRIQRDLAQQYQNKEVHACSRLEYASQRNSPSQVPLHGAMTISAAAAVNNEISHSLKFLREGSVQSSPNGFLSSDAALHTKQGIFDLELRSDTIENDNPSDNKPIDFLGVSSDTRHQSDVGVALDRVEGFRRLGHNCQTSFLPTTSKLGGPNEPVLGTYTGRANGSVSGGLSYSQENPWQHSVWRSTTTNYSYNKEFSKDKCANEGTSSNFFDASSRIEQDERSLVNKGKHASNISFLAPRYSNTDPRKTFNVTDERPANINQLIYQYPNSANGWFSRSPLEASALNNFSRHDNVHGSSVNTLVAPVPPPHIGHSSVASRVGSCMVDPRSYKSNADVQSFPSFNGSSTVNPYVCLGAANKSIRSFTHNLKKISNSDGSYSGVPLDSLFASRARHEVAISSDLEQNNRLRFEHPARDCHEDPDIANGKGRNNFNLNEALSDGQEDIPVEQGGVCVGSLQCIVGEGSVSGIPWLSKKAPFADSTGLEEPRKVFEHSYETAMEMKMNKDISGAAQALCNLPDSALTSVGCEVKKNKTQESAACLPSSCQKAAEGVTSKTGATILNFFDLNDDVRNEDNSESSIVSHECHVTSLQNNHAKRGFVIDLEVPACEDAAATAAAEDILALSMDVPATPDNILQWFAELAVSRIDGHAKQVEVGDSSDGDDLDSFESLTLKLEETKGVEFSSWPLTPAITNDEQTISPVNLLTKPKRSQQRKRRQKRDFQKDILPSMSSLCRPEIIEDIELLEGLVQMTGGSWESSLTRRRRTRGKKSKKSLPDPIEEEVQISPPTKPDGVGLEAEDRSMIGWGRTTRRCRRPRCPSGITVSAAS, from the exons ATGGGAGCAAAAGTAGAAGCTGAGGGCTACAAACTTGGATATTACGCCGTAGGCAATCTCCAGGCGGGCGCAAATGGTTGGAGGTCGTCGTACGAGGAGGAGAGGACATCAAATGGGGAATTCTGCAATGGCTTCATGACAGCGGATGCAGTTGGCTATTCAGATTATGATAAAGAAATGTTCAAGCGCACAATGCTGGCACATGAAGCTGCATTCAGACAGCAG GTGTATGAACTGCATCGGGTTTACAGAATACAGAGAGACCTGGCGCAAcagtatcaaaacaaagaagtgcatGCATGCTCAAGACTGGAATATGCCTCACAGAGAAACTCACCATCGCAGGTTCCACTGCATGGTGCGATGACAatttctgctgctgctgctgtgaaCAATGAAATAAGTCACTCCTTGAAGTTCCTAAGGGAAGGCAGTGTCCAGTCCTCGCCAAATGGATTTCTCTCAAGTGATGCTGCTTTACACACCAAACAAGGCATTTTTGACCTTGAGCTCAGATCTGATACTATTGAAAATGACAACCCATCAGATAATAAGCCTATAGATTTCCTTGGTGTATCATCGGATACAAGGCATCAGAGTGATGTTGGCGTCGCATTAGATAGGGTGGAAGGTTTCAGGAGGTTAGGTCATAATTGCCAAACCTCTTTTTTGCCAACTACAAGTAAGCTTGGAGGTCCGAATGAGCCGGTTTTGGGCACATATACTGGCAGAGCAAATGGGTCAGTATCCGGAGGTCTTTCATACTCCCAGGAGAACCCTTGGCAGCATTCTGTATGGAGATCAACCACAACTAACTACAGTTACAATAAAGAATTTTCCAAAGACAAGTGTGCTAATGAAGGAACAAGCTCTAATTTCTTCGATGCAAGTTCCAGGATAGAACAGGACGAGAGATCATTGGTCAATAAAG GGAAACATGCCAGCAACATAAGTTTTCTCGCGCCTAGATACAGCAACACAGATCCACGGAAAACTTTCAATGTTACTGACGAGAGACCTGCAAACATTAACCAGTTAATTTACCAATATCCGAATAGTGCAAACGGATGGTTTTCAAGAAGTCCTCTGGAAGCCTCTGCTCTCAATAATTTTTCTAGACATGACAATGTACATGGTTCAAGTGTTAATACACTTGTTGCTCCAGTCCCTCCTCCGCACATAGGACATTCTTCTGTTGCGTCTCGTGTCGGTTCTTGCATGGTAGACCCAAGGAGCTATAAGAGCAATGCCGATGTACAATCATTTCCAAGTTTTAATGGATCTTCAACGGTAAATCCATATGTATGCCTTGGTGCTGCGAACAAAAGCATTAGAAgcttcacacataatctcaaaaaaATCAGTAATTCAGATGGCAGCTATTCTGGTGTTCCACTTGATTCATTGTTTGCCTCACGAGCACGGCATGAGGTTGCAATTTCAAGTGACTTGGAGCAAAATAATAGACTGAGGTTTGAACACCCAGCACGGGACTGCCATGAAGATCCTGATATTGCAAATGGTAAGGGCAgaaataacttcaatttaaatgAAGCACTGTCAGATGGTcaggaagatattcctgtagagcAAGGCGGGGTTTGTGTTGGCAGTTTACAATGTATTGTAGGCGAGGGATCAGTATCTGGGATCCCTTGGCTCAGTAAGAAAGCTCCGTTTGCTGATTCCACAGGTTTGGAAGAACCAAGGAAGGTGTTTGAACATTCATATGAAACTGCAATGGAGATGAAAATGAATAAAGACATATCGGGAGCAGCTCAGGCTCTTTGCAATTTGCCAGATTCTGCGTTGACATCTGTAGGTTGCGAAGTTAAGAAGAATAAAACTCAGGAGAGTGCTGCATGTTTACCTTCTTCATGCCAGAAAGCTGCTGAAGGTGTCACCAGTAAAACTGGTGCAACCATCCTGAATTTCTTTGATCTGAATGATGATGTACGAAATGAGGATAATTCAGAGTCATCCATAGTGTCACATGAATGCCATGTGACCTCCTTGCAGAACAACCATGCTAAGCGTGGGTTTGTGATCGATTTAGAAGTGCCAGCTTGTGAAGATGCTGCTGCTACAGCTGCGGCAGAGGACATTCTTGCTTTGTCAATGGATGTGCCAGCCACACCCGATAATATCCTGCAGTGGTTTGCAGAGCTTGCTGTATCAAGGATTGACGGCCATGCCAAGCAAGTGGAGGTCGGCGATTCCAGTGACGGTGATGATTTAGATTCATTTGAGTCGTTGACACTGAAGCTGGAAGAGACCAAGGGTGTTGAGTTCTCCAGCTGGCCACTGACACCGGCAATAACGAATGATGAACAAACCATTTCACCCGTGAATCTCCTGACCAAGCCAAAGAGAAGTCAGCAAAGGAAGCGTCGGCAGAAGCGCGACTTCCAGAAAGATATCTTGCCTAGCATGTCATCACTTTGTCGTCCTGAAATCATCGAGGACATTGAGCTGCTCGAGGGGTTAGTTCAGATGACTGGTGGATCCTGGGAATCGAGTTTAACTAGGCGGCgccggacaaggggtaaaaagtccAAGAAAAGTTTGCCAGATCCTATAGAAGAAGAGGTCCAGATCAGTCCACCCACAAAACCTGACGGTGTGGGCTTAGAAGCTGAAGACAGGAGTATGATTGGGTGGGGAAGAACAACAAGGCGGTGTCGCAGGCCGAGATGCCCGTCAGGTATTACCGTCTCTGCTGCATCCTGA